A region from the Nitrospirota bacterium genome encodes:
- the queC gene encoding 7-cyano-7-deazaguanine synthase QueC codes for MKKKSRVIVLVSGGLDSSTVLGIAKSRGEDILALSFDYGQRHRIELKSAYQVAKYYGLKQRVIKLDLRQIGGSALTDTIEVPKDRRLTKRNVSIPITYVPGRNTIFLSYAMAVSETDSRPVIYIGANVLDYSGYPDCRPDYLNSFEKMANLALATREKKRTPLEIRAPLLYMTKKEIVQKGRELKVPFHLTHSCYDPLPKGVSCGRCDSCQLRKKGFKEAREIDPISYRQA; via the coding sequence GGTCTCGATTCCTCGACCGTATTAGGTATTGCGAAAAGCAGGGGTGAAGACATTTTGGCGCTCAGTTTTGATTACGGACAAAGGCATCGAATCGAACTTAAAAGCGCATATCAAGTGGCCAAATACTACGGCCTGAAACAAAGAGTCATCAAGCTTGATCTACGGCAGATCGGGGGTTCTGCTTTGACGGATACCATTGAAGTTCCCAAAGACAGGCGATTGACGAAAAGGAACGTTTCGATTCCGATCACCTATGTTCCGGGTCGAAATACGATCTTTCTGTCGTATGCGATGGCGGTGTCGGAGACAGATTCGCGGCCTGTGATCTATATTGGGGCGAACGTTCTTGACTATAGCGGTTATCCGGATTGCCGGCCCGACTATTTGAATTCTTTTGAAAAAATGGCGAATCTTGCTCTCGCGACCCGGGAAAAGAAGCGGACTCCCCTGGAAATTCGGGCTCCGTTGCTTTATATGACCAAAAAAGAAATCGTTCAGAAAGGGAGAGAGCTGAAAGTTCCTTTTCATTTAACACATAGTTGTTATGATCCGCTTCCGAAAGGGGTCAGCTGCGGACGGTGTGATAGCTGTCAGCTGCGGAAAAAAGGCTTTAAAGAGGCACGAGAAATTGATCCGATTTCTTATCGTCAAGCATGA